The Candidatus Omnitrophota bacterium DNA window CCTTTAAACTGCAGGAGTTGGGTTTTAAATATATTCCAATTGTTTTGGAAAGAAAAGGCACGAATGTTTTTAAGGACTTGTTGCTGCTTTTTACTTTAATAAAAATATATAAAAAAGAAAAGCCAGATTGGATTTTCCATAATTCTACCAAACCATTCCTTTATGGAACCATTGCTGCTTGTCTTACTGGCCGTCGGTGTATCAATACCCACTCTGGCCTGGGGCATTTGTTCATCAAAATGGGTTTTCTTACAAAATTTCTACTTATTTTTTATAAATTTGCAGGTTTTTATGCAACCAAAACTTTTTTTCAGAATAAAGATGATTTAGAATTATTCTTGAACAAAAAATTAATTAATTCTAAAAAATGTGTTGTTGTCCCCGGTTCCGGGGTAAACATCGATTATTTTAAACCTAATAGCAGTAAGAGCGATAAAGAAGGGTTTGTTTTCTTATATATGGGAAGGATTATTTGGGATAAAGGGATCCGAGAGCTTATCGATTCTGTGCGTACGTTGAAGGAACGGTATCCTTTAATGAAGGTAAATTTTTTAGGCATGATAGATAAGGGTAATCCTTCCGGGATTAGCAAAAATCAAATTGAAAAATGGGTTAAAGAGGGGCTTATCGAATATTTGGGTGAGGCAGTTGATGTCAGGCCGTTTCTAGAAAAATGCGATTGCGTTGTTTTACCCACTTTTTATCGTGAAGGTATCCCAAAGTCTTTAATGGAGGCTGCTGCGATGGAATTACCTATTATAGCCAGTGATGTTCCGGGATGCCGCGCTGTAGTTGAGCATGGAATTACGGGATTTCTAGTCAAGGTAAGGAATTCATTTGAATTGACCAAAGCAATGGATATGATGATGAAGATGCCCGAGGCCCAGAGAAAACAGATGGGGCAAAATGCGAGATTAAAAGTTGTTAGGGAATGTAGCGAAAGTTTTGTTATCGAAGGATATTGTGCGCAAATAGGCCTATGATGTATTTATTATCTAAAAGGATTTTTGATCTTGGTTTTTCATTTTTGCTTTTAGCCGTATTATTTATTCCTCTGATTTTTATAGCGGTTGTTATTAAACTCAATTCTAAAGGCCCGGTTTTATATTGGTCGGATAGAATAGGAATAAATAATAGTATATTTAAAATGCCTAAATTTCGTTCCATGCGTATAGACACTCCGGCTGTTGCCACGCACTTACTTAAAGATCCTGAATCCTATGTTACATCCGTAGGTTCAATTTTACGAAAATTTAGCCTGGATGAATTACCCCAATTGTTCAGTATAATTATGGGTGATTTAAGCTTTGTTGGCCCCAGGCCTGCTTTGTTTAACCAGGACGATTTAGTGGCTTTGCGTTCTGCAAAGGGGATTGATCGTTTGATTCCAGGGCTTACCGGATGGGCTCAGGTTAATGGAAGGGACAATTTACCGATTCCGGTAAAAGTCGAATTCGATGAATATTACCAACTTCACCGTTCATTTATCTTTG harbors:
- a CDS encoding glycosyltransferase family 4 protein, which translates into the protein MKIIFVSNISWALFNFRRGLMVEIKNRGHEVIFCAADDEYTFKLQELGFKYIPIVLERKGTNVFKDLLLLFTLIKIYKKEKPDWIFHNSTKPFLYGTIAACLTGRRCINTHSGLGHLFIKMGFLTKFLLIFYKFAGFYATKTFFQNKDDLELFLNKKLINSKKCVVVPGSGVNIDYFKPNSSKSDKEGFVFLYMGRIIWDKGIRELIDSVRTLKERYPLMKVNFLGMIDKGNPSGISKNQIEKWVKEGLIEYLGEAVDVRPFLEKCDCVVLPTFYREGIPKSLMEAAAMELPIIASDVPGCRAVVEHGITGFLVKVRNSFELTKAMDMMMKMPEAQRKQMGQNARLKVVRECSESFVIEGYCAQIGL
- a CDS encoding sugar transferase, whose translation is MMYLLSKRIFDLGFSFLLLAVLFIPLIFIAVVIKLNSKGPVLYWSDRIGINNSIFKMPKFRSMRIDTPAVATHLLKDPESYVTSVGSILRKFSLDELPQLFSIIMGDLSFVGPRPALFNQDDLVALRSAKGIDRLIPGLTGWAQVNGRDNLPIPVKVEFDEYYQLHRSFIFDMKIILITVLQVIKKEGVVH